One Lytechinus variegatus isolate NC3 chromosome 11, Lvar_3.0, whole genome shotgun sequence DNA segment encodes these proteins:
- the LOC121423594 gene encoding uncharacterized protein LOC121423594, producing MASRFPEGNLVQLKPRKGHDMTWSCDKHGEPIAFYCKEHGLPVCDRCAIKNHCQKPCELDDIEDVIFERRRKLDEKRPKIQELQKQIKALDSKIKTASASGDTHLQIIKNSIQGAYNDKMKSVEEKGNRMVRMINEEADEEIRLANEKREKRIKDCNTEREKERKNIKDKETKLLSDTKTISEIVSKKIKDLSNKNQHLINTITNVQSTISRINQHEESLVNEAPQVLASIDENISIHKDVSDCLDRIQSEVERVTFVEWEVGGEYYGKIDGYIGQWESFRSINIPSFVKYPLVRGLIGDDEICVQDGYNKDMYVTNISADQHAEKVMDGGRSTWIMSCSSVDRNIIVCGKGRKDYTGGRLDTHITLYDRQWKMIRDISIPRNGSDSSVYADVDRDGMILAAQYDQSNIYIINPAYDTINNTITMQGKKVRGEVQALSSGDVVVKTGDNEFTVISRSGEEKAFIHCHEWVVSECCVDKQTDTLYIVHWDGARTYAVDQMSRDGIIQAKKIMEYPRSDRSHWLSPCLITSSGNLVGCDGDTLFLHKKAFVL from the exons ATGGCATCAAGATTTCCTGAAGGAAACCTGGTTCAGCTAAAACCTAGAAAAGGTCATGACATGACATGGTCATGTGACAAGCATGGTGAGCCAATCGCATTTTACTGTAAGGAACACGGATTACCCGTATGCGATCGATGCGCTATCAAAAACCATTGTCAAAAACCATGTGAACTAGACGACATCGAGGATGTCATCTTCGAGAGAAGGAGAAAGCTGGATGAGAAACGACCAAAAATACAGGAGCTTCAGAAGCAAATTAAAGCCCTCGACTCGAAAATAAAGACTGCTTCAGCTTCTGGAGATACTCACCTCCAGATAATTAAGAACAGCATTCAAGGAGCATATAACGACAAGATGAAATCTGTTGAGGAAAAGGGGAACCGGATGGTTAGGATGATCAATGAGGAGGCAGATGAGGAGATACGACTCGCAAATGAGAAGAGAGAAAAGCGGATCAAGGATTGCAACACTGAGAGAGAAAAGGAGCGAAAAAACATCAAAGACAAAGAAACAAAACTTCTATCAGATACAAAAACAATCAGTGAAATCGTTTCAAAGAAGATCAAAGATCTTTCTAATAAGAATCAGCATCTAATAAATACTATTACGAATGTTCAATCAACCATCAGTCGTATAAACCAACATGAGGAATCACTGGTGAATGAGGCTCCTCAAGTACTTGCAtctattgatgaaaatataagtATTCATAAAGATGTCAGCGACTGTCTAGACCGAATACAGAGTGAAGTTGAGAGAGTGACGTTTGTAGAGTGGGAAGTAGGTGGAGAATACTATGGTAAAATTGATGGGTATATCGGGCAATGGGAATCTTTCAGGTCAATTAACATTCCATCTTTTGTTAAATACCCGTTGGTGCGTGGTTTGATCGGTGATGATGAGATATGTGTGCAAGACGGATATAACAAAGACATGTATGTGACAAACATCAGCGCTGATCAGCACGCAGAGAAAGTCATGGATGGAGGTAGGAGCACGTGGATTATGTCATGTTCCTCCGTAGACAGAAACATAATAGTATGTGGTAAGGGGAGAAAGGATTACACGGGTGGCAGGTTGGATACCCACATCACTCTCTATGACAGACAATGGAAGATGATTAGAGACATCAGCATACCACGGAATGGAAGCGACAGTAGTGTGTATGCCGATGTTGACAGGGATGGGATGATCCTCGCTGCTCAGTACGATCAGTCTAATATCTAC ATCATTAACCCTGCTTATGACACGATAAATAATACCATTACGATGCAGGGTAAGAAGGTGAGGGGTGAAGTGCAAGCCTTGTCATCAGGTGATGTCGTTGTGAAGACAGGTGATAACGAATTTACTGTCATCTCACGATCAGGAGAAGAGAAGGCTTTCATACACTGCCATGAGTGGGTCGTATCAGAGTGTTGCGTTGACAAACAGACAGACACACTCTACATCGTGCACTGGGATGGAGCGCGTACCTACGCAGTTGATCAGATGTCGCGTGATGGTATCATTCAGGCAAAGAAGATCATGGAATATCCGAGATCAGATCGCTCTCACTGGCTCAGCCCTTGTCTTATCACTTCTTCTGGTAACCTCGTAGGATGTGATGGAGACACCCTCTTTCTTCACAAGAAGGCCTTTGTCTTGTAA